In Streptomyces sp. NBC_00341, the DNA window GGATGCTCGGCATGCTCGTCATGGCCATCGCCGACCTCCAGAACCTCTACACCTCGGCAGACATCACCGCGGCCCTCTCCCTGGAGGCCCTGCTCGGCACGGACAAGGTCCTCGCCCCCGAGCTGCACGCCATCCGCCCGCACCCCGGCCAGGGCGCCAGCGCCGACAACATGCTCCGGGTGCTGGCCGGTTCGGGCCTCACCGGCCACCACCAGGACGACGCGCCCCGCGTCCAGGACGCCTACTCGGTGCGCTGCGCCCCGCAGGTCAACGGCGCCGGCCGGGACACCCTCGCCCACGCCGCCCTCGTCGCGGACCGCGAGCTGGCCGCCGCCGTGGACAACCCGGTGGTGCTGTCCGACGGCCGGGTCGAGTCCAACGGCAACTTCCACGGCGCGCCGGTCGCGTACGTCCTGGACTTCCTGGCGATCGTCGCCGCCGACCTCGGCTCGATCACCGAGCGCCGCACCGACCGGCTGCTCGACAAGAACCGCTCGCACGGGCTGCCGCCCTTCCTCGCGGACGACGCGGGCGTCGACTCCGGCCTGATGATCGCCCAGTACACCCAGGCGGCCCTGGTCAGCGAGATGAAGCGGCTCGCCGTACCGGCCTCCGCCGACTCGATCCCGTCCTCCGCGATGCAGGAGGACCACGTCTCGATGGGCTGGTCGGCCGCGCGCAAGCTCCGTACCGCCGTGGACAACCTCGCCCGGATCGTCGCCGTCGAGCTGTACGCGGCCACCCGCGCGGTCGAGCTGCGCGCCGCGCAGGGGCTGACCCCGGCGCCCGCCTCGCTGGCGGCCGTCGAGGCGCTGCGCGCGGCCGGTGCGCAGGGCCCGGGGCCTGACCGCTTCCTGTCGCCCGACCTGGCCGCCGCGGACGCCTTCGTGCGCGCGGGCGGGCTCGTCGCGGCGGTGGAGCCGGTGACGGGGAAGCTCGCCTGAGGTCTGCCGCCCGGAACGCCCGCTGCCGCGTGCTCGTCAGTGCGCCGGCAGCGGGCCCGTGCGGCGGGCGGAGTAGGTGACGAAGCCCGCGCCGATGCCCAGGAACGCCATGCCCCCGATCAGGTACGGGGTCGTGTCGGTCCCCGTACCGGTGTCCGCGAGCTTCGCGCTCTGCGCGCCGCTGGCGCCCATCGCCTCGATGGCGGCCGTCCGGCCCGGTGCGTCCTGGGCGCCGGTGGTCTCGCCCGTCGCGGTGGCCGTCGGGACGAACCAGAGGGCGCACAGCAGCGTTCCCGCGGCAGTGGCGGTCAGGAGCGGGCGGCGGGTGCTGGCCACGGAATCGATCCCCCTTGTGACAGCCGCGAGTTAGGCCTGCGGCCGGTGCTGCGGGCGATGCTAGTGAAAGCAGCGGGTCGTGGGAAAGCCGGGGCGGCCGGGAGCTTACGATCCGGCATATGAGCACATCTGAGACGTCACGTTATGTTCGGCTTCGGGTCGAAATGGTGTTGGAGATCACGGACGCCGACGCCCTGAGCGGAACCGCTCTGGAGAGCCTCGCGGCCGAGTACGGCGAGCCCGGCGGCGATTCCGCCGAGGAACGCACGCATGCCGAGACCGCCGTCCGGGAAGACGGTGCGGAGGCCCTCGCCTCTCTGATCGATCCGTTCGACCTGGTCAGCGAGGTGCCCGGGGTCGAGCTGACCCAGGCCTCCTGGAGCAGCGAGACCATCGCCTACGACCCGCAGGACCCGGACGGCTGGGACCTCGACGAAGACGATGACGACGACGGTGACGAGGAGCACGGGGACGAGGGCGGCGAAGGCACCTCCCGCGTCCCGCACAATGGGGAGGAGAACGACGACGACGGCAGTGCGGAGCGGCGGGCGTAACAGGTGGAGAGCCACCGGCCCCGGCCCGTCTCCGGCGGCCCGGGGCCGGTGCGCGTGACAGCCGGCCCACCGGACCGCGAAGCTGCCGCACAACAGGGCCGGACACCGGCGGCACCTACGTGGTGGAGCACAGAACCACCGCACAGGAACCACTGCGGATACCGATACGCCGATGAGTGGTGTTCCCCACATCCCCCGCGGATGTGGAACGGGTAACCCTTTCAGGGGGTTCTTGGAACATTGACGGGTATCGCCGGTCAACGGCCTGGCTCGGGGTTTTTGGGGATTTCGGCAACGATGGAGAAGCGTGTGATGACGGACAGCAAGCGGCGCAAGGGCCTCATGGCCGCGTCCGCACTGCTCGGCGGCGTGCTGGTGCTCACGGCCTGCAGCGACGGCGGCGACAAGGGCGCGAGCCCCGACAGCTCGAAGAAGTCACAGGCGGCCGAGGTCGACAAGGCGGCGGCCGAGGAGACCTCGGAGGCGCAGATAGCGATCTCTCCGAAGAACGGCGCGACCAACGCGAGCATCAACAACGACGCGAAGGTCACCGTCGCCAAGGGCAAGCTGACGGTCGTCACGATGACCACGGCGGCCGGTGCGAGCGTCAAGGGCACCCTCTCCGCCGACGGCACCACCTGGAAGCCGGACGCCCAGCTGGAGCGCTCGACCACGTACAAGATCAACGCCACGGCGAAGGACTCGAAGGGCCGCGAGGCGCACGAGAACTCCTCCTTCACCACCGTGTCGCCCGCCAACAGCTTCATCGGGAACTTCACCCCCGAGGACGGCTCGACCGTCGGCGTCGGCATGCCCGTCTCGATCAACTTCAACAAGGCGATCACGGACAAGAAGGCCGTCCTGGACGGCATCACCGTGACGTCCAGCAGCGGCCAGCAGGTCGCCGGCCACTGGTTCAACGCCCAGCGTCTGGACCTGCGCCCCGAGGACTACTGGCAGGGCGGCTCCACCGTCACCCTGAAGCTGGCGCTGGACGGCGTCGAGGGCGCGGACGGCGTCTACGGCGTGCAGCAGAAGACGGTCACCTTCAAGATCGGCCGCAACCAGGTCTCCACCGTGGACGCCAAGACGCACACGATGACCGTCACCCAGAACGGCAAGACGGTCAAGACCATCCCGATCTCCGCCGGATCGCCCGAAAACCCCACGTACAACGGACAGATGGTGATCTCCGAGAAGTACAAGGAGACCCGGATGGACGGCTCCACGGTCGGCTTCACGGACGACGACGGCAAGGGTGAGTACGACATCAAGGACGTGCCGCACGCCATGCGGCTGTCCACGTCCGGCACCTTCATCCACGGCAACTACTGGGGCAAGGGCATCTTCGGCACCGCCAACACCAGCCACGGCTGCGTCGGGCTCGCCGACGTCAAGGGCGCGGGCGACGCCAGCCAGCCCGCCGCCTGGTTCTACAACAACTCCATGATCGGTGACGTGGTCGTCATCAAGAACTCCCCGGACAAGACCATCCAGCCCGACAACGGTCTCAACGGCTGGAACATGAGCTGGGCCCAGTGGACGGCGGGCTCCACCGCCTGACCGGACACCCTCCCCGCCCCGATCCCCTCGACCACAGGCGGCGGCACCCGATCCCCACGGATCACGGGTGCCGCCGCCTGCGGCGTATCCGGAGCGTTCTCATCCGTCTCTCATCGTGGCCTTAACCCACCATCACAACCGCTCCATAACCTCGCGCCATGTTCTTCACCTACCTCCGGCGCGAGCTGCGCCGCCGCAGAAAGGCGGCGCTCGTCGTCGCCTCGGGGCTCGGCCTCGGCATTGCGCTGGTCATCATCGTCAGCTCCGTCTCCTCCGGCATGGGCAAGGCCCAGGACAAGGTCCTGGAATCGCTGTACGGCCTCGGCACCGACATGACCGTCACCAAGGCCGCCGCGGCGCCCGGTTCGGGCACGGAGCGGCCCAGGTTCGAGTTCGACGCCAAGGAGAACGGCGACGACTCGACCCAGAGCACCGACCGGGTCATGGTCCAGGGCTTCCAGACACTGGCCGCCACCACGGTGGACAAGGTGGGCAAGCAGGACGGCGTCGCCGACGCCGTCGGCGGACTGAGCATGACCGTCATGAAGGTGGACGGCCAGTTCAAGCGCGGTGAGTTCAAGCAGGAGGGCAGTACGTCCCAGGGCGGCGGCCGGGGCGGCTTCGGGGGCGGCGGCCAGCCGCAGGGCGAGGTCAAGGGCGGCGGCGCCTCGTTCGACGTCAACTCCTACACGGTCTACGGCACCGACGTCACCAAGCAGGACCTGGGCCCGCTCACCTCGTCGAAGATCACCTCGGGACGTGCGTTCACGTCCACCGAGACCAACGGCAAGGTGGCCGTCGTCGACGCCGCGTACGCCAAGGAGAAGAAGCTCGCCGTCGGCAAGACGGTGACCGTCCACGGCACCAAGTTCACCATCGTCGGCGTCTCGGCGGCCGACAGCGGCGACGCGGCCGCCAACCTCTACATCCCGCTTCAGCAGGCCCAGACCCTGGCCGACGCCAAGGACAAGGTCACCACGGTCTACGTGAAGGCCGCGGACTCGCAGCAGATCGACGGCGTCAAGACCGCCATCCAGAAGAACATCACGGGCACCACCGTCACCACCTCCGCCGATCTCGCGGACACCGTCTCCGGCTCCCTGTCCACCGCCTCCGACCTGGCCTCCAGCGTCGGCAAGTGGCTCTCCGTCGCCGTACTGATCGCGGCCTTCCTGGTGGCAGGACTGCTCACCTCCTCCGCGGTCAGCCGCCGGGTACGGGAGTTCGGCACGCTCAAGGCCCTCGGCTGGAAGAGCGGCCGGGTCACCCGCCAGGTCGTCGGCGAGGCCCTCGTCAACGGCCTGATGGGCGGCGTCCTCGGCATCGCGGTCGGCCTGGCCGGCGCGTACGTCGTCACCGCCGTCAGCCCCACCCTCACCGCCCAGCTCGGTGCTTCCGGCGGAGGCGGCGGGGGCGGCGGCTTCCGCGGCGGAATGATGGGCGGCGGCCCCGGCCGGCAGAGCGCGGCCAAGTCCCTCGACATCGCGCTGACCGCGCCCGTCTCCCTCTCCATCATCCTGATCGCCGTCGCCCTGGCCGTGGCGGGCGGGCTGATCGCGGGCGCCTTCGGCGGCTGGCGCGCCTCCAGGCTGCGCCCCGCCGACGCCCTGCGCCGCGTCGAATAGTCCGTCTCCCCACC includes these proteins:
- a CDS encoding Ig-like domain-containing protein, whose amino-acid sequence is MEKRVMTDSKRRKGLMAASALLGGVLVLTACSDGGDKGASPDSSKKSQAAEVDKAAAEETSEAQIAISPKNGATNASINNDAKVTVAKGKLTVVTMTTAAGASVKGTLSADGTTWKPDAQLERSTTYKINATAKDSKGREAHENSSFTTVSPANSFIGNFTPEDGSTVGVGMPVSINFNKAITDKKAVLDGITVTSSSGQQVAGHWFNAQRLDLRPEDYWQGGSTVTLKLALDGVEGADGVYGVQQKTVTFKIGRNQVSTVDAKTHTMTVTQNGKTVKTIPISAGSPENPTYNGQMVISEKYKETRMDGSTVGFTDDDGKGEYDIKDVPHAMRLSTSGTFIHGNYWGKGIFGTANTSHGCVGLADVKGAGDASQPAAWFYNNSMIGDVVVIKNSPDKTIQPDNGLNGWNMSWAQWTAGSTA
- a CDS encoding ABC transporter permease, which translates into the protein MFFTYLRRELRRRRKAALVVASGLGLGIALVIIVSSVSSGMGKAQDKVLESLYGLGTDMTVTKAAAAPGSGTERPRFEFDAKENGDDSTQSTDRVMVQGFQTLAATTVDKVGKQDGVADAVGGLSMTVMKVDGQFKRGEFKQEGSTSQGGGRGGFGGGGQPQGEVKGGGASFDVNSYTVYGTDVTKQDLGPLTSSKITSGRAFTSTETNGKVAVVDAAYAKEKKLAVGKTVTVHGTKFTIVGVSAADSGDAAANLYIPLQQAQTLADAKDKVTTVYVKAADSQQIDGVKTAIQKNITGTTVTTSADLADTVSGSLSTASDLASSVGKWLSVAVLIAAFLVAGLLTSSAVSRRVREFGTLKALGWKSGRVTRQVVGEALVNGLMGGVLGIAVGLAGAYVVTAVSPTLTAQLGASGGGGGGGGFRGGMMGGGPGRQSAAKSLDIALTAPVSLSIILIAVALAVAGGLIAGAFGGWRASRLRPADALRRVE
- the hutH gene encoding histidine ammonia-lyase, coding for MDMHTVVVGTSGTTAQDVIAVARGNARVELSAAAVAALAAAREVIDALAAKPEPVYGVSTGFGALASRHISPELRAQLQRNIVRSHAAGMGPRVEREVVRALMFLRLKTVASGHTGVRPEIAQTMADVLNAGITPVVHEYGSLGCSGDLAPLSHCALTLMGEGEAEGPDGTVRPAGELLAAHGITPVELREKEGLALLNGTDGMLGMLVMAIADLQNLYTSADITAALSLEALLGTDKVLAPELHAIRPHPGQGASADNMLRVLAGSGLTGHHQDDAPRVQDAYSVRCAPQVNGAGRDTLAHAALVADRELAAAVDNPVVLSDGRVESNGNFHGAPVAYVLDFLAIVAADLGSITERRTDRLLDKNRSHGLPPFLADDAGVDSGLMIAQYTQAALVSEMKRLAVPASADSIPSSAMQEDHVSMGWSAARKLRTAVDNLARIVAVELYAATRAVELRAAQGLTPAPASLAAVEALRAAGAQGPGPDRFLSPDLAAADAFVRAGGLVAAVEPVTGKLA
- a CDS encoding LPXTG cell wall anchor domain-containing protein — encoded protein: MASTRRPLLTATAAGTLLCALWFVPTATATGETTGAQDAPGRTAAIEAMGASGAQSAKLADTGTGTDTTPYLIGGMAFLGIGAGFVTYSARRTGPLPAH